One Solanum lycopersicum chromosome 2, SLM_r2.1 genomic region harbors:
- the LOC101253541 gene encoding glyceraldehyde-3-phosphate dehydrogenase A, chloroplastic-like, whose product MASAALSVANSSVHVSKNKGSFSEFTGLRASSAVPFGVGWKTNVDLLSLVAYQTSVISGAGKNNNNNSRVVEAKLKVAINGFGRIGRNFLRCWHGRKDSPLDVIAINDSGGVKQASHLLKYDSTLGIFDADVKPVGTDGISVDGKIIKVVSDRNPINLPWKDLGVDLVIEGTGVFVDREGAGKHIQAGAKKVLITAPGKGDIPTYVVGVNADLYSPDESIISNASCTTNCLAPFVKVLDQKFGIIKGTMTTTHSYTGDQRLLDASHRDLRRARAAALNIVPTSTGAAKAVALVLPSLKGKLNGIALRVPTPNVSVVDLVVQVSKKTFAEEVNAAFRESADNELAGILSVCDEPLVSVDFRCSDVSSTVDASITMVMGDDMVKVIAWYDNEWGYSQRVVDLANIVANQWI is encoded by the exons ATGGCTTCGGCTGCTCTATCAGTAGCCAATTCTTCTGTCCACGTCAGCAAGAATAAAGGATCATTCTCAGAGTTCACTGGCCTTCGAGCCTCATCTGCCGTTCCATTCGGAGTGGGATGGAAAACTAACGTTGACTTGCTATCTCTTGTTGCTTACCAAACCTCTGTt ATTAGTGGAGCTggaaagaataataataataatagtagagTAGTGGAGGCAAAATTGAAGGTAGCCATCAATGGATTTGGAAGAATTGGAAGGAATTTCTTGAGGTGTTGGCATGGTAGAAAGGACTCTCCACTTGATGTCATTGCCATCAATGACTCTGGCGGTGTCAAGCAAGCCTCTCACCTCCTCAAGTATGACTCTACCCTCGGCATCTTCGATGCTGATGTTAAGCCAGTTGGTACTGATGGCATCTCTGTTGATGGAAAGATCATCAAAGTCGTTTCCGATCGTAACCCCATCAATCTCCCCTGGAA GGATCTTGGTGTTGACTTGGTCATTGAAGGTACCGGAGTTTTTGTCGATCGAGAGGGTGCTGGCAAGCATATCCAAGCTGGAGCTAAGAAAGTCCTTATCACTGCCCCCGGAAAGGGTGATATTCCTACCTATGTCGTTGGTGTCAATGCAGACCTTTACAGCCCTGATGAGTCCATTATCAGCAATGCTTCTTGCACCACAAACTGTCTTGCTCCTTTTGTCAAAGTCCTTGACCAAAAATTCG GCATAATCAAAGGGACCATGACAACAACACACTCCTACACTGGTGACCAAAGGCTGCTTGATGCAAGCCACAGGGACCTTAGACGTGCAAGAGCTGCAGCTCTCAACATTGTGCCAACTTCAACGGGTGCAGCTAAAGCTGTGGCTCTTGTCCTTCCCAGCCTCAAGGGTAAACTCAACGGCATTGCCCTGCGTGTCCCCACTCCCAATGTATCGGTCGTGGACCTTGTCGTTCAAGTATCAAAGAAGACATTTGCAGAGGAAGTGAATGCTGCATTCAGGGAGTCAGCTGACAACGAGCTTGCTGGCATTCTCTCCGTCTGTGATGAGCCACTTGTTTCAGTCGACTTTAGGTGCTCTGATGTTTCATCAACTGTGGATGCTTCAATTACCATGGTCATGGGAGATGACATGGTTAAGGTTATTGCTTGGTATGACAATGAATGGGGCTATTCACAGAGGGTCGTTGATCTCGCTAACATTGTTGCCAACCAATGGATATGA